GTCAATTTGGTCAACGCTTTTCCTATAGGCAACTTAGTCTGTGGGGTTGTCTGGGCATGGCAGTATCTTTAGTCGGTCTTTCAATCTTCACAACCCAGCTATGGGCAGTACTGCTGTTTTTAACCTTATTAGGTGTCTTTGGCGCTTTGGTGGGTATCCCCATGCAAACTGCTATCCAAACCGAAACACCCCCAGAAATGCGCGGCAAAGTGTTTGGGTTGCAAAATAATGTGATTAATATCGCCCTTTCCCTACCCCTGGCATTAGCAGGTGTAGCTGAAACCTTTATTGGCTTACAGTCAGTGTTTTTGTCCTTGGCTGTTATGGTCTTTTTGGGAGGTATATTCACCTGGTATAATTCCCGTGCCTAGTTATCAGGTTGAAAATCATCAAAAAGTTAATAAAACCAGTGGTTTTCGTGCTAAACTTAAGCCAGCCAAAATTCAGGGAATACTTGCTGGCGATAAAGCAAACACTTGATTAAGTTGTGATTAACTTAGTTAATTAACAACTTACAAGCAACATAAATAAAGCCATAAATTTACTAGTTTGCTTGGGTTATAACTAGGCTCTTTGATGAGGATATGGTAATTATGGATGATGAGCAAAAATCAGCAAGTATAACAGGATAAAAACAGCTAACTATAAAAACCAAATAATTTAAACCTGATTTTCTTCACAGTTAATTAAATAATGCGTATAGCCTGGATTGGAAAAAAATCACCATTTTGCGGTAATGTTACCTACAGTCGAGAAATTACAAACGGATTATTAGACAGGGGACATGATGTAAGTTTTCTCCACTTTGCTCAGGAGGAATCTGAACCAAATAATTGGCCTAATTTTAAAGAAGTTTCCTTACCTTTTATTTATAAATCCCAGGTTTACACTATTCCCACTTTCAAAGCAACTAAGGTTTTAACCGAATCGCTGCGGGAAATTAAACCGGATATAGTTCATGCTTCTTTGACTCTATCAACTCTGGATTTCGTTTTACCAGAAATTTGTCAAGAATTAAATTTACCCCTAATTGCGACTTTCCACACTCCCTTTGCTGGTAAAGGGGCAAAATTAATCTCTGGTACGCAACTTTTGGCTTATCAGTTATACGCACCTTTTTTAGATCACTATGATCGGGTAATTGTCTTTTCCCAAATTCAAAGAGAATTATTAGCAAAAATGGGAGTCAGGGAAGAAAAAATAGCTGTTATTCCTAACGGTGTTGATATTGTTAAATACTCTCCTGGTGTTTCTGATATCAAAAAAGAATTTAATGCAGAACGTTTGTTTGTTTACCAAGGCCGTATTGCTCCCGAAAAAAATGTAGAATCTCTATTACGGGCTTGGAAACAGTCAGATATGGATGTTAATAGCAAGCTACTGATAGTTGGTGATGGTCCGTTGAGAGCATCTTTAGAACCATTTTATGGGTCTGAATATGGGATTATCTGGCTAGGGTTTGTGGCCAGTGAAGAACGCCGCATAGAAATTTTACGGGGTGCAGATGTATTTATTTTACCTTCTTTAGTAGAAGGTCTTTCTCTGTCTTTGTTAGAAGCAATGTCCTGTGGTTTGGCTTGTTTAGCTACTGATGTCGGTGCAGATGGGGAAGTATTGGAAAAAGGCGCTGGTGTAGTTATTAGTACCAGGTCGGTGCGATCGCAACTCAAAACCCTTTTGCCTCTGTTCCAAGATCATCCAGAATTAACAATATTGCTGGGACAAAAAGCGAGAAAGCGGGTCTTAGAACGCTATACTATAAATGATAATATTACTCGGCTGGAAGAACTTTATACTAAGGTTGTAGCACAGCGCCCTTTAACACTCAGTTGGGGTGGTTAGTACAGAAAATATAGGTGTAGGTTGGGTTGATGCAAGGAAACCCAACATTACAGCAGGAGTCAGGAGTCAGGAGTAAAACTGGCTTTGTGTATAGGTTTGAATTTAGATTCTGTACCGTATGGCTACGCCACGCAAGCTATCGGCTGACGCTCACGGAAGCCTCATTGATCTGCAATCTGCTGTATTAAACATAATTATTAAAATTTGTGTTGGGTTACACTATCGCTTAACCCAACCTACATCACTACATTAGGACTTACGCAAGATTGAACTCAAAACCTGATTCTTGCGTAGGGGTAATACCCTTCGGGAAGCAAGCTACATGAATTACCCCTACTTCCGTTCTGTTTTGCGTAAGTCCTGTACATTTTAAATTGTCTCAGGATCAATATTTAATTCTCTCAATTTTGCAGCTAAACGTGCTGCTTTGTGAGCTTCTTGTTCCGCGCTTTCTTCAGGGGTAGGAACTAAATTTCCTTCTGCTGTAAAATACCGCAATAAACCATCATGAATTCCTAAATATAAACCTAACTGATGACTCCAAAGATGTCCTTTTTCATTTGCTGTTAGAGGTTGATATTCTCCATCTAATAAATGAAAACCTGCAAATTCTAATGTATAAGGATCGAACCAAAAATAATCCGGTGTACGGAAAGTATTTTGATAAAGTTCTTTTTTAAATTCTCTATCTGTATTTGCTGTAGTTGGTGAGAGAATTTCTAAAATGAGATTAGGATATTTACCATCTTCTTCCCAAACTACCCAACTTTTACGCGTTTTGCGTTCAGTTCCTGAGACAACAAAAAAATCTGGACCCCGGAAATATTCTGATTTTTTCTGATTGGGACTATAGTAAATAGTCAGATTTCCAGCAGCATAGAAATCATTTCTACCTTTCCACAACCATTTGAGACATTTAATTAAGAGGATAATTTGCTCTAGATGCAGTTCTGTTTCCAAGGGAGGTTCATCACTATATAAATCACCAGGGGGAAAAATCACATCTTGGGAAATGTTTTGTTGAGACTCTAATTCTTGTGCAATGATCATAAAATTGATATGGCATCAAGTTGGAATTTTTTGATATTAACATAAATTTAAGTTAGGGTGACGCTAAAAAGCAAAAAAAATGTGGTTCTTGCACTTTGTTTTAAAAAATGTGAATTAGGCAACTTTTTCAAAATTTTTGCATTGAGAATTTACGTTAGTAAATATTTATGTACTATAATGTTGATTTAGTAAACTTTTTTGGGGTAATAAAACTTTTATGAAGCCAGAGAATACAAACTTGTTTTTTTCAAGACTGCAATCTTTATGGGAAAATGCTCGTACAGCTTTATCTCAAGGAGTTGATGAAGATAATAATAATGCTAGTGCTTCTGGCATATCTAAATTTGTACAAGATACTGTTGAACTTCAAGTTTCTATTAAACCCATGATTAAACAAATAAAATTACCTGAATCTAAAAATACTCAACAAAATACCAATATTTTAGAAACAGAACAAGTGATTGTTGTAGTTGGTGCAAATGGTAGTGGTAAAACTCGATTAGGTACATGGCTTGAGTTTGAGTCTGAAGATGTGGATAAAATCCACCGTATATCAGCACAAAAATCTTTATCAATACCAAGAAATATTAGTCCAAAATCATTAGAGTCAGCAGAATATAATTTGCGCTTGGGTATAAGAAATCAGGATATAGATTATAGAAAATTAACATTTAGGTTTGACAATATAAAGAATCAAGAATTGAGCCATATAACTAAGAAAGAATTTTTACGTGATCTTAAAAAACAAGAACGTTGGGATTCTAAACCTGCTACTTTCTTATTAAATGATTTTCCCGAACTTTTGAACTATTTATTTTCAGATAACTATGAAGCAATACTTAAATTCAAAGAAACATTGAATAAGCATTTTGAAAGAATTGAACCACCAGTTACAAAACTAGATAAAGTAAAAAATATTTGGGAATATTTGCTTCCTCATCGTGAATTGATAATTAAAAGTAGTTGTATAGAAGCAAAAATTAAAGAAGATTATAGTAGTTACCATGCCTCAGAAATGAGTGATGGAGAGAGAGTTATTTTCTATTTGATAGGTCAATGTCTTACTGCTCCTGAAAATGGAATTATTATAATTGATGAACCGGAAATACATTTACATAAATCGATCCAAAGAAAGCTATGGGACTCAGTGGAAAAAGAGAGAAAAGATTGTATTTTTATATATCTCACACATGATCTAGAATTTGCATCTACAAGATTTGGGAGCAAAAAAATCTGTCTGAATAGCTTTGATGGAAATCAATTTGATTGGTATGAAGTTCCAGAAACAGAAGATTTTCCAGAATCCGTTTATTTAGAAGTGATTGGTAGTAGAAGTCCTGTTCTCTTTATAGAAGGAGAAAACTCATCTCACGACTTACAACTTTATAAATATATATACCCTGATTTCACAATAAAGCCATTGTCTTCATGTGAAAAAGTTATCGAAGCAGTAAAAACTTTTAACTCTTTAAATAGTTTACACAATGTTCAGTCATTCGGAATTATTGATAGAGATTATAAGAGTGAAGAACATATCAAAGCTTATGCAAAGCATAGAGTTTATGCACCTGAATTTGCGGAGGTTGAAAATATATTTCTGATTGAAGAAGTGTTATTTGCCGTTGCTGAACAACTTTGTATAACTTCGCCAGAGGATGTAGTTAGTAAAGTTAAAAATTGGGTAATGAATGAATTTAATAGATTGAAAGAAACCTATGCTTTAGAAGCTACTTCTTACCGCATAAACCTTATTCTGAATAGTTTTAATGGTAAGTCTCAATCTTTTGAGAAACTGGAAAAGAGTGTAGAAAATTTGAAAAATACAGTAGATGTTAGAAAAATTTATGAGGAAAATATACAATATGCAGAAGCGGTAATTTCTGAACAAAATTATAATGAGGTGTTAAAAATATTTAATCATAAAGGGTTGCTTGGGCAGGTAGGTAAGTTTTTTGATATTAAACCTAGTGCTTATGCCCAGAAAGTGAAAGATATTATTCAGTGTGGTAATTTAGAGATAGTTCAGTGTATGAGAAAGAAAATGCCAGAACTTAAATAATATCGGTTAGGTTGATGCAAGGAAAGCCAACAAGTATCAAGTTTAATTTAAAAATCACATCCTGAAAATCCTTAAATCCTGGATATCCTGATTCAGACAATAAACATTTGTTGGGTTGCATTATCGCTTAACCCAACCTACTTTTTATCTGTTTTTATTTCCCATTTGGACGCTGAATAATAGTTTCCACCACACGGCGTTTTGCTTTCGGATCAACTCCTACTAAACGCACATACTCACCACTATATTCACCTAAACAAAATTCCAAAGTCGATATCGCATCAGACTCACCATCTATAGGTAAATTACCGCAACTTTGCCATGAACCTGTCCGAAAACGCCGTTCATCAACGTGTTCTAAGCTAATT
This portion of the Anabaena sphaerica FACHB-251 genome encodes:
- a CDS encoding glycosyltransferase family 4 protein; translated protein: MRIAWIGKKSPFCGNVTYSREITNGLLDRGHDVSFLHFAQEESEPNNWPNFKEVSLPFIYKSQVYTIPTFKATKVLTESLREIKPDIVHASLTLSTLDFVLPEICQELNLPLIATFHTPFAGKGAKLISGTQLLAYQLYAPFLDHYDRVIVFSQIQRELLAKMGVREEKIAVIPNGVDIVKYSPGVSDIKKEFNAERLFVYQGRIAPEKNVESLLRAWKQSDMDVNSKLLIVGDGPLRASLEPFYGSEYGIIWLGFVASEERRIEILRGADVFILPSLVEGLSLSLLEAMSCGLACLATDVGADGEVLEKGAGVVISTRSVRSQLKTLLPLFQDHPELTILLGQKARKRVLERYTINDNITRLEELYTKVVAQRPLTLSWGG
- a CDS encoding Uma2 family endonuclease, encoding MIIAQELESQQNISQDVIFPPGDLYSDEPPLETELHLEQIILLIKCLKWLWKGRNDFYAAGNLTIYYSPNQKKSEYFRGPDFFVVSGTERKTRKSWVVWEEDGKYPNLILEILSPTTANTDREFKKELYQNTFRTPDYFWFDPYTLEFAGFHLLDGEYQPLTANEKGHLWSHQLGLYLGIHDGLLRYFTAEGNLVPTPEESAEQEAHKAARLAAKLRELNIDPETI
- a CDS encoding AAA family ATPase: MKPENTNLFFSRLQSLWENARTALSQGVDEDNNNASASGISKFVQDTVELQVSIKPMIKQIKLPESKNTQQNTNILETEQVIVVVGANGSGKTRLGTWLEFESEDVDKIHRISAQKSLSIPRNISPKSLESAEYNLRLGIRNQDIDYRKLTFRFDNIKNQELSHITKKEFLRDLKKQERWDSKPATFLLNDFPELLNYLFSDNYEAILKFKETLNKHFERIEPPVTKLDKVKNIWEYLLPHRELIIKSSCIEAKIKEDYSSYHASEMSDGERVIFYLIGQCLTAPENGIIIIDEPEIHLHKSIQRKLWDSVEKERKDCIFIYLTHDLEFASTRFGSKKICLNSFDGNQFDWYEVPETEDFPESVYLEVIGSRSPVLFIEGENSSHDLQLYKYIYPDFTIKPLSSCEKVIEAVKTFNSLNSLHNVQSFGIIDRDYKSEEHIKAYAKHRVYAPEFAEVENIFLIEEVLFAVAEQLCITSPEDVVSKVKNWVMNEFNRLKETYALEATSYRINLILNSFNGKSQSFEKLEKSVENLKNTVDVRKIYEENIQYAEAVISEQNYNEVLKIFNHKGLLGQVGKFFDIKPSAYAQKVKDIIQCGNLEIVQCMRKKMPELK